The following proteins come from a genomic window of Salvia hispanica cultivar TCC Black 2014 chromosome 4, UniMelb_Shisp_WGS_1.0, whole genome shotgun sequence:
- the LOC125219174 gene encoding pentatricopeptide repeat-containing protein At3g18020 has translation MGIPVYGSFIMHLWRRRHFPNLKIVSFHSHEIKQEIPSAALANEIESIGVSNTTHWTRCIHKLCTVDGDADAATRLLHQLRTRGYELNSLNISSIIHALCHVRRFEDAHHHFLDFISSNCAPDECTCNVLIARLLNGGHPHRTLAVIKALVAEKPEFVPSLVNYNRLIDGLCKLGRLESAHVMFYQMLSSGHCPSVVSYTTLIRGYCEIGNMDAAQKVFDEMSERGVRPNAFAYCALLGLVLRKREFEKANALIGKIWEVMESTFDVKINNAAFSNVIDCLCRQGLFHEVFNIAEHMPQVKNVHQEFSYGQMIDSLCRSERYNGAARIVYIMRKRGFSPSSVSYNSIVHGLCKDGDFLRAFQLLEEGTSLGYSPSEFTYAILVEGLCQQCEAAKANQVLNVMLSKQHVDGTRIYNIYLRSLCRMKNPSELLNMLVLMLQLNCPPDIISLNTLIKGFCTMGKMEEALQVLNDMIKGKFCAPDKVTFTTIIQGLLNVGNAEEAMRFLHHVMPEKGFSPGVVTYNAVLRGLVKLGQAREAMELFNNMICRGVAADCLTHTIIIEGLCESNSIDDAVKFWSNVVWPSAVHDSFVYSALLKGLCRSERFSEACHLLYELVDCGVALNNVNYNIVIDCACKLGLKKEAYQIVGEMRKNGLRPDSVTWRILDKLQDAVAKTSSLARLAEQF, from the coding sequence ATGGGAATCCCAGTATACGGCTCATTTATAATGCATCTATGGAGACGGCGCCATTTTCCTAACCTTAAAATTGTTTCATTTCACTCCCACGAAATCAAGCAAGAAATCCCATCAGCAGCATTAGCCAACGAAATCGAAAGCATCGGTGTTTCCAACACCACCCACTGGACAAGATGCATCCACAAGCTATGCACCGTCGACGGAGACGCCGACGCCGCCACCCGCCTTCTGCATCAGCTCCGCACCCGCGGATACGAGCTCAACTCCCTCAACATCAGCAGCATCATCCACGCCCTCTGCCACGTCAGACGCTTTGAAGACGCCCACCACCATTTCCTCGATTTCATCTCCTCCAATTGCGCCCCCGACGAGTGCACCTGCAACGTCCTCATCGCGCGCCTCCTCAACGGAGGACATCCCCACCGCACGTTGGCTGTGATTAAGGCTTTGGTCGCCGAGAAGCCGGAGTTTGTGCCGTCTTTGGTGAATTACAATCGTTTGATTGATGGATTGTGTAAATTGGGGAGATTGGAATCCGCGCATGTGATGTTTTACCAAATGTTATCGAGTGGGCATTGTCCTAGTGTTGTGTCGTATACTACCTTGATTCGTGGGTATTGTGAGATTGGGAATATGGATGCTGCGCAGAAGGTGTTCGATGAAATGTCTGAGAGGGGCGTGCGTCCTAATGCGTTTGCCTACTGTGCTTTACTTGGATTGGTTCTGAGGAAAAGGGAGTTTGAGAAAGCGAATGCCTTGATTGGAAAAATTTGGGAGGTCATGGAATCCACCTTTGATGTTAAAATTAACAATGCAGCATTTAGCAATGTGATTGATTGTTTGTGTCGACAAGGGTTGTTTCATGAGGTGTTTAACATAGCAGAACATATGCCGCAAGTGAAGAACGTTCACCAAGAGTTCTCTTACGGGCAAATGATTGATTCACTGTGTAGGTCTGAGAGGTATAATGGTGCTGCAAGAATTGTTTATATAATGAGAAAGAGGGGGTTTTCTCCAAGTTCAGtttcatataattcaattgtTCATGGTCTATGCAAGGATGGTGATTTCTTGAGGGCTTTTCAGTTGCTCGAAGAAGGTACAAGTCTTGGTTACTCACCCTCCGAGTTTACTTATGCAATCTTGGTTGAGGGTCTATGCCAGCAGTGTGAAGCAGCTAAAGCAAACCAAGTGCTAAACGTGATGTTGAGTAAGCAGCATGTGGATGGGACTAGGATATACAATATCTATTTGAGATCTCTTTGTCGAATGAAAAACCCTTCAGAGCTTCTAAACATGCTTGTTTTGATGCTGCAGTTGAACTGCCCACCTGATATAATTAGCCTGAATACGTTGATAAAGGGCTTTTGCACTATGGGAAAGATGGAAGAGGCTTTGCAGGTGCTTAATGATATGatcaagggtaaattttgtGCTCCGGATAAGGTGACCTTCACTACTATTATTCAGGGGCTTCTAAACGTTGGTAACGCTGAAGAAGCAATGAGATTCTTGCATCATGTCATGCCGGAGAAAGGGTTTTCCCCTGGTGTCGTGACATACAATGCTGTGCTTCGTGGATTGGTTAAACTCGGCCAAGCCAGAGAAGCCATGGAACTTTTCAATAATATGATCTGCCGTGGGGTGGCTGCTGATTGTTTGACTCACACTATCATAATTGAAGGGCTGTGTGAGTCTAACTCGATTGATGATGCTGTGAAATTTTGGAGCAATGTCGTTTGGCCTTCTGCAGTTCATGACAGTTTCGTGTATTCTGCTCTGCTCAAAGGGCTTTGTCGTTCAGAGAGGTTTAGTGAGGCGTGTCACTTGCTGTATGAACTGGTGGATTGTGGAGTCGCTCTTAATAATGTGAATTACAACATTGTGATTGATTGTGCTTGCAAGTTAGGTTTAAAGAAGGAAGCTTATCAGATTGTGGGCGAGATGAGGAAAAATGGCTTGAGGCCTGACTCAGTAACGTGGAGAATACTGGATAAATTGCAGGATGCAGTTGCGAAGACATCATCATTGGCTAGGCTAGCTGAACAGTTCTGA
- the LOC125221236 gene encoding alpha-1,3-arabinosyltransferase XAT3-like, whose translation MGSEKMKVRSYRWQQQKKKLAFTTIIYYGGEGRVFNFSNSRSDAYEFKGDVRIDSSTTTIFIASTNHHPINIPHTIKPHPRKFDADAMNTITAFQIKAAPPEHLPDCTQTLDAPAILFSTGGHAGNHFHRFTDVLIPLFATSLRFNRDVVFLVTNHDSRITSQHRKTLEILSRYELVDVDRENQTLCFTNMIVGLIAHEHDLSIDPSPFSTFSTRNFTRLLRSVYSLERDSVGDHYRPRMLVIPRTRNRRLTNEVEVVELARRLGFDPLVHKMDHHLESAAKIINTFDVMVGVHGAALTNMLFLPENAVVIQITPVGLHNFARTCFGRAPEEMKLKYLEYKVRLNESSLFGKYPDHSLIYTNPVQYCHKRGFQVCKNVYIDNQDVNLDLPRFRHTLLKALDLLNA comes from the exons ATGGGGTCTGAAAAGATGAAAGTAAGAAGCTACCGGTGGCAACaacagaagaaaaaattgGCATTTACAACAATTATAT ATTATGGAGGCGAGGGCAGAGTGTTCAACTTCTCCAACTCACGATCCGATGCGTACGAATTTAAAGGCGATGTACGGATAGATAGCAGCACAACCACCATCTTCATAGCTTCAACGAACCATCATCCCATTAACATTCCCCACACAATCAAACCCCATCCCCGAAAATTCGACGCCGACGCCATGAACACCATCACCGCTTTCCAAATCAAGGCGGCGCCGCCCGAACATCTCCCCGATTGCACCCAAACCCTAGACGCCCCGGCTATCCTCTTTTCCACCGGCGGGCACGCGGGAAACCACTTCCACCGGTTCACCGACGTGCTGATCCCGCTCTTCGCCACCTCTCTCCGCTTCAACCGCGACGTCGTCTTCCTCGTCACCAACCACGACTCTCGCATCACCTCCCAGCACAGGAAAACCCTAGAAATTCTCTCCAGATACGAGCTGGTCGACGTCGATAGAGAGAATCAAACCCTGTGCTTCACAAACATGATCGTCGGGCTCATCGCTCACGAGCACGATCTATCCATTGATCCCTCCCCGTTTTCGACATTTTCGACACGAAACTTCACCAGGCTTCTACGCAGCGTCTACTCCTTGGAGAGGGACTCGGTGGGCGACCATTATCGGCCTCGGATGCTCGTGATTCCTCGAACAAGAAACCGTCGGTTGACCAACGAGGTTGAGGTGGTCGAGCTAGCACGGAGGCTGGGATTCGACCCTCTCGTACATAAGATGGATCATCATCTCGAGTCGGCCGCCAAAATCATCAACACGTTCGACGTCATGGTCGGAGTCCACGGTGCTGCTCTCACAAACATGCTCTTTCTACCTGAAAATGCCG TTGTGATCCAAATTACACCGGTGGGGTTGCACAATTTCGCGAGGACATGCTTCGGGAGGGCGCCGGAGGAGATGAAGTTGAAGTATTTGGAGTATAAGGTTAGACTGAATGAGAGCTCCTTGTTTGGTAAATATCCCGACCATAGTCTAATATACACAAACCCTGTCCAATATTGTCATAAGAGAGGATTTCAAGTTTGTAAAAATGTGTATATAGATAATCAAGATGTCAATCTTGATTTACCCCGATTTCGACATACCCTTTTGAAAGCCTTGGACCTCCTTAACGCCTAG